The nucleotide window CCGCTTCTACGGCGCGCACTCGGCCTCGCAGGTCGAGGGGGCCCTGGAGCTCGAGATCTGGATCCAGGCGCCCGAGATCCGCCCGGGCAAGCAGCAGCAGGTGATGGTGCGGGTCTTCAACGACAAGACCGGCCACAAGATGCCCTCCGGCAGCGCCGAGCTGCGGGTGGTCTACCTCGACGTGCTGGCGAAGACCGAGCAGGGGGACTTCCCCCTGCGCTGCGGCGGCAAGCTCGAGCCCCAGGGCCGCAGCGACGCCGGGAGCTCGGAGGCGATCTACGGCGGGAAGATCCCGCCCGGCCGGCGCCTCTACCACGCCGTGGTCGTGGACCAGGCGGGCGAGCGCACCTTCTCGCTCTTCGACGCGGCGAAGATGGTCTTCGACAACCGCCTGGAGGCCGGCGAGGTCCGCAACGAGACCTACTACCTGAGGCTCCCGGAGGAGGTCCGGGGCGAGGTGACCATCGAGGCCTCGCTCTACTACCTCCGCTACCCGGAGGTCTTCGCGCGTCAGCTCGAGGTGCCCGCCTTCGAGCCAGTGCGCTTCGCCTCCGCCGAGAAGCGGACCACGGTCGCCGTCCCCGAGGAATAGCCCGGAACGGGGGCGGCCGGCGGCGCGCCGCGGAACTTCAGGGTCCGGCGCCGGGGCCGGGGGGCCGGGGGGCGACGCCGGTGTCCTGCAGGCGCTGGAGGACGCCCTGCACCAGGCTCTGGTGGCCCTTGATGATCTCGACGAGTTGCGGCGCCTGGGCCGGGCACTCCCGCCGGAAGCCCTCGAGGATCGAGGGGGCCTCGGCGGCGGCCTTCTGGCTCTCCAGCATCGCCTCGAGGAAGCGGGGCGTGGCGAGGCGGGTGGCCTCCTGCTGCTGCTCCTTCGAGTAGCGAGGCAGGAGCTTGAAGAAGCGGTCGGCGTCGCGCAGGCTGTCCTGGTTCGCGCGCACGAAGTACTCGGTGAGGCGGGTGAGGCGAGCCTGGCAGTCGCCGCTCGCGTCGGTCATCTCGTCGACGAAGCCGACGAAGGTGCCGCCCTGGGTGGAGACCCCGACCAGGAGCGTGGCGAACTCGGCGACGGTGGGGAGGGCGACCCCGCCGGGGGTGATGGGCCGCTCCGACGCGAGGTCCGTGGCCGCGGTCGCCGGCTTCGCGGCGGCGGCGGGCTGCTCTGCAGGCTTCTCGGCGCAGCCGGGGAGGGTGAGGAGGAGCAGGAGGAGGAGTGCGGCGCGGACTCTCACGGTGGCTTCAGTCCTCCTCGGCGGCGTGCACCCGCAGCAGGGCGGCGACGAAGTCTGGGTTGGGGTCGATGAAGCGGACCCCCATCCCCGGGGTCTCGCCGTCGATCCGATCGAGGTCGTACTCGTTGGCCCGCACGACCTCGCCGGCCAGCTCGAAGTTTCCGGCCTCGTCCTCGAGGAGGGGGGTGAGCAGGACCTTCTTGCCCGGCGCCAGGGGCATCACGGTCTCGATGTAGCAGCCGGTCTCGGAGATGTCGTGGACGGGTCCGGACATGTAGCCTTCGCCGTCGTCGTACACGACCTCGAAGCGCAGCGCGTAGCGGCGGGTCTTCCTGTCTTCGCTCATCCGTCCCTCCCGCCCGTACTCTACCTTTTTGGGCCCTCTGTCCCGAAGTGTCAGTGGGGTGTGCGATACTCTCCCACATGCCCCACTCGAACAGACGCCGTCAGGGGGCGCAGGGTCGCAACTACAAGGTGGTCTTCCACTACCGGGAGCCCACCTGGGAGGCGCGCCACGGGAGGCGCGAGCATCCCTTCCGCATCTCCTTCGAGGTGGTCGCCATCGACCACGATCACGCCCAGGAGAAGGCGCGGGGTGAGCTTTTGAAGATGCGCGCCAACTCCGGGGTCTCGTGGATCATCCAGATCGAGCGGACGATGATCACCGAGCTCGAGGCGCGCGCCAGCGCCTGAAGCCGACCCGGCCCCCGCCATCGAATCGCCGCGCCCGGGAACAAGGCCGCCGCCTCGTGTGTCCTCTCCTCGAGAAGAGGAGAGAGACATGGCCGTGCCCGCCGCGATGCAGACCCTTCCCCTCGAGCCCTCGACCCCCGCGCGGGACGAGCCCGGACTGATGGGCCGCAAGCGAACCTGGGCCCGGGACTTCGCCCTGGTCGGCGGGGTCACCGGCGCCCTCGCGCCCCTCGCGGTCTACGCGGGCTTCCCGGCGCTCTACTACGGCCTCACCGGGCTCGGCGGGCTGGTGGCGGGCGCCGCCCTCGGCGGCCTGCTGCCCTGGCTGCTCGGCCGCCGCGCCCGCAAGGTGCCGGTGGTGGGCCTCCTGGCCGCCGGCCCGCTGGTCGGGGCCCTCTGGGGTGGGCTCGCCGGCCTCGCCGGATCGATCGTCTTCCTCGGTGATCACCACTCCCTCGATCTGGGCTTCCTCTCGGTGGCCTTCGGGGCGGTCGCCGGGGCGGTGCAGTTCGGCTGGCTCTGGATCCCCTACACGGTGAAGCGCGCCCGCAAGAAGCGCACCTGGCCACTCGTCGCCGGGGCGCTGGCGCTGGCGCCGGCGATGGGGTGGGCCGCGATGGCCGTGGTGCGCTTCTTCTTCTAGACGGAAGCGCTGCGGCGTGGTGCATAGGGTGTCCCTCGAAAGGAGGCTCCCCATGCCCTCGAACCATGAGCTCTTCTGGAGCGCCGAGCGCTTCGCGGTGGTCGGCAACCGCGAGGCCCGCACCTTCCCGATCCTCACCTTCCGCGGCCTGAAGAACCTCGGCAAGACCGCCATCCCGGTGGACCCGAGTCAGGCGCAGGTGGACGGCGAGACGGCCTACGACGATCTCGCCTCGATCCCCGGGGGCGTCGAGGCCGTGGTGCTGGAGGTGCCGCCGGAGGAGACCGCCGGCTGGATCCAGCAGGCGGCCGAGCTCGGGGTGAAGGACGTCTGGGTCCACATGAAGCGCGAGACCCCCGAGGCGATCGCGCTCGCGGAGGAGAAGGGCATCAACCTGCGCACCGGCACCTGCGCGGTGATGTACGTGACCCCGGGCTTCACCTTCCACTCGATCCACCGCGGCCTGCGGAAGCTCTCGGGCAACTACTGACGCGGCGCAGCACCGTGACCGAACCGTGACGGGTCCATGACGGCCTCCTGACCCCCGGAAGATCCGGGCGGCGCTATGCGTGGAGTATGAAGATCACTCCACTGCAGGGGGCCGGCGGCGGCCCGGGTCGCTCGAGTTCCACCGAGCCGAAGAAGGTCCTCTTCACCAGCATCTGCCGGCCGCTCGGCGAGGCTCACGGGGACTCACCCAGCGTCGGCTACGAGCTGCTCTTCGGGCAGGTGACGCGCGAGCAGGGGCTATTCTCGCCCCGGGCGACGCACATCTTCTTCTCCCTCGAGTACGTCGCCCAGAACCTCGACGCCGCCTGCACCGTGCTGCAGTACCCCTCGAAGCGGGAGCTGATCCGGGAGCTGCGCCGGGGCGACTTCGACGTGGTCGGGGTCTCCTTCGTGCTGGCGACCTTCCACCGGATGAAGGAGGTCGTCGCCCTCGTGCGCGAGCATGCCCCCCGGGCGAAGATCGTGCTGGGCGGCTACGGCACCGTGCTCTCCGACGAGGTGCTCGCGCCGCTCTCCGACGCCATCTGCCGGGAGGAGGGCGTGGCCTTCATGCGCGAGTACCTGGGCGAGGCGCCGCTGCCCATGCCTTTCGAGCACCCCCTGATCGTCAGCAAGCTGCGGGTCTTCGGGCAGGATGTCTCGAACACCGGCCTCGTCTTCGCCGGCCTCGGCTGCCCCAACGGCTGTGACTTCTGCTGCACCTCGCACTTCTTCAAGCGGAAGCACATCAAGCTGCTGCCCACCGGCGCCGACATCCACGGCGTGGTGCGGCGCTACCTCGATCGCGACCCCGGGATGTCGCTCACCATCCTCGACGAGGACTTCCTCCTCGATCGCAAGCGGGCGATGGCCTTCCGGGACGAGGTGCTGCGCGACGGGCGGCCCCTCTCGATCTTCTGCTTCGCCAGCGTGAAGGCGCTCTCGCGCTACACCGTGCACGAGCTGCTCGAGATGGGCATCGACGGGGTGTGGATCGGCTACGAGGGCACCCGCTCGGGCTACGGCAAGCAGGAGGGGAGGGAGGTCGCCGAGCTCTTCCGGGAGCTGCGCGCCCACGGCATCACCATCCTCGCCTCGATGATCGTCGGCTTCCCCTACCAGACCCCGGCGATCATCCAGGAGGAGCTCGACGGCCTGCTCGCCCTCGAGCCCACCTACACCCAGTTCCTCATCTACGGCCCGACGCCGGGCACGCCCTTCTACGAGAAGGTGATGGAGGAGGGGCTGCTGCACCAGGAGCAGGTGGACGATCCCGAGGGCTACTACCGCAACTGTGCGGGCTTCAAGGCGATGGTGAAGCACCCGGTGATGGAGCCGGCGGCCATCGAGGCCGCGCAGCGGCACTGCTACCGGGAGGACTTCCGCCGGCTCGGCCCCTCCATCGTGCGCTCGGTGGAGACCTACCTGAACGGCTACCGGGCGCTGAAGAACGCCAAGACGCCGCTCCTGAGGGCGAAGGCCCGGCGCTTCGCCGAGGGCGCCCGCCACGCCTACCCCGTGCTGCTCTCGGCGCGCCTCCTCGCGCCCACCCGGGCCGGCCGGCAGCGGGCCGGTCGCCTGGCCCGCGCGCTGCGTGACGAGCTCGGGGCCGGGGGATGGAAGGATCGCGCGCTCTCCGGCGCCCTGCTCGGCGCGGCGGCCTGGACCGGGCTCACCCTGAAGGCCGGGCTCTTCCAGCATCCCCGCCTGATCCGGCACGAGCACCCGGGGCGGTGGCGGAGCCGGCCCGCAGCGTCTACCTTCCTGGGCGATGAGGTTGGATCTGATCGGGGACGTCCACGGCGAGCTGCCGGCGCTGCGAGCGCTGCTCTCGTCGCTGGGCTATGACGAGGCGCTGCGCCACCCCGAGGGGCGCGTCCCCGTCTTCCTCGGCGATCTGATCGACCGCGGCGCCCACGGGCTCGAGGTCGCGCTCCTCGTCGCCGAGGCGGTGGCCGCCGGAAGGGCGCTCTGCCTGATGGGCAACCACGAGTACAACCTCGTGGGATGGCACCTGAAGGTGCCGCGCTTCGAGAAGCCCAAGCACAGCAACGAGGACACCATCGCCGACGTGAAGGCGCGCGCGGAGGCGTGGCGGCCGGTGCTCGAGCTCTTCCGCGCGCTGCCGCTCTCCCTGGAGCTTCCCGACCTCCGCGTGGTGCACGCCTGCTGGCACCGGGAGAGCCTGGAGGCCCTCGGCGGCCGCCTCGACGCCCCGGCCGGGGACAACCTGCCGGCGGGAGCGCAGGCCGGCGGGGTGGCCGCGCCCCTCTGGGAGGCGGTACGCCACCACTCGCCCTTCGCCGCCACCGAGCGGCGGCGGGACCTGCCCGGGCCGATGAACGGCCAGGACGATCCACCCCACGCTGTCCTGCTCAAGGGCTTCGAGGAGGAGGCCCCCGAGCCCTTCACCGACAACGACGGGAAGGTGCGCCACCGGATCCGCTCGACCTGGTGGTTGGGCGACCGCTCGGCGGTCCTCGATGATCGCCCCCAGGTGGTCGGGCACTACTGGAACCTGCCGCCGGTGGGGGAGGGGAGGCCGAGCTTCATGCCCCCGCACCCCTCGGGGCACGAGGCCCTGCGCCGCTGGCAGGAGCGGACCGTCGCGGAGCACCCCGAGCTCGACGGCGCCCCGGGCCGCCCCTTTCCTCGCCACGGCCGCCGCAGCGGCGCGGATGACCTCGTCTGCGTCGACTTCAACGGGGTCACCCAGACCAGCGACTCCGTCGCGTGTGTGGGGGCGCTGCGCTGGCCGGAGCGCGAGGTGGTCTGGGGTCTGGCGGCGAAGACCGGCCTGCGACGCGCCGCGTCGTGAGCGTCCATTTGCCCTACAGACCGCTGCCGGATCGAATCTGGCACACTGTAGGTGTTGTCCACGACGAGGATCATCAGGCTCGCTCCCGGGATCCTGCGGGAGAAGCGGGGTGACGAGGTCACTCAGGTCGCCCTCCTCGATCACGCTCGCCCGGAGAACATCCGGGTCGACTTCAAGGTCGCCTTCGAGCGTCACTTCGCGGCCAACCGAGAGATGCTCCTCGAGCAGGCCGAGCCCGGCGTCCTCCTGGCCGCGGTGGCCCCGGGGGCCGGCCTCTGCGCCCGCCTCTGGCTGCGGGCGACCGACACGCTGCGGGCGGCCACGGTAGGAAGGCACAGCCGCGCCGACTTCTATCTGCCCGGCGACTCCGAGCTCTCCCTGCGCCACCTGGCGGTGATGGTCCGGCTGGTCGAGGGCCGGCCCCGCCTGCGCGTCGTGGATCTGCGCTCGGGGGGAGGCCTGGAGCTGGAGGACGGAACCCCCGTCGGGGGCTTCACCGCCGACGGCCCGGTCTTCTTCGCCGCGGCCCGCTACAACTTCTTCTGCTTCCCCACGCCCGCTGCGCCGGCCTGGCCCGACGACGTCCAGGCCGCCTGGTCGAGCCTGCCCGCCCGCGAGGTCGAGAGTGATCCCGAGGCCCGCGAGGCCCGGCTCGCCGCCGAGCGCCAGCGGCGCCTGGCGGTGGCAGCGGAGGTCCTGCCGGTCTCCCGGGTGACCCTGATGGGGCGGCCCCTCGGCTTCCGCGAGCTCTCCCCGTCCGAGACCGAGGACGCCGAGGGCACTCTCCTCATCGAGGGCGAGGACCGGGTCGAGCAGATCACCGCCGGCCCCTCGGCCCTGCACCGGGGGCTGGTCATCGGGCGCTACTCTCGCTGCGACAACACGGTCGAGCTCGGCGAGGACTGCCTGCGCCTCTCCCGGGTCCACGCCCTGGTCGTGAAGGAGGGGGAGGGCGTCTGGGTGATCGACACGGCCAGCACCAACGGCTGCTGGATCGGTGACCGCGCGGTGAGCGTCTCCCGCCTCGACGATGGCACCCGGGTCGAGATGCCCGGGCTGGGCCAGCTCACCTGGCGCCACCGCTGATCGGCCGGCCGGGGAGGAGACCCGGAGGCGTCGGCGGAAAGGAGGCCGGATTCCGTCCGGAGAGCCCGTGTCCGGAGGGGAAATCCGCGCCGAAACGCATGGGAGGACTCATGGTAAATACCATGGGATAGGCCATGGGGTGGCCCATGGGGTGCATGGGAGGCCGAGAGATTCGCCTGTAAGTGATTACAGTGGCTTACGCGAGATGCCGACCTGGCGGCTCTCCCGTCTGATATTCGGCTGGCACCTATCGAGGCACCTATCGAGGGGGCCTGTCAGGGGAGGCGCGGGCTCGGCTCCGGGGGTGCTCACCTGGGCCTCGAGGGCGCCAGGCCGAGGAGCTCCGGCGTCGCAGCCTGAAGCTCGGGAGGCGACCGGGGCAGGCGCCCGGGCGGCGCCGGAGGGGCGGGGGGCCGGCCGAGGGGTCGCGCTGTCACTCACAGGGGTCACGCAAAAAAGCTATTACGTGACAGGCTCTTTTGCGAGAAAACTAACGCAGTAGGAGAACGTTGTTCAGCGTCTGAAAAGGCAGCCCTCAGGCCGACTGGCAGACGTTGTCGACGCAGGGCGCGCCGAGGCAGTCACTGGAGGAGACGCAGTCCACGCAGAGGCCATTGGAACAGACGTTCAGGGTCTGATCGGTGCAGTCCGACTGCTGGAGACACTGGATGCATCGGCCGTCGGTGCAGAAGAGCGCGCCGTTGATGCAGGTGCTGATGTCTCCGCCCTTGCACTCGGAACAGGTGCCGTTGTTGCACACCGGGACGGTCGGATCGACCTGCCAGCAGTCGTCGTCGATGGTGCAGGTCAGCCCTGCGTCTCCCAGGCCCCCGTCGGTCCCGGCATCCAGGCCCCCGTCCGCCCCACCGTCCCAGCAGGTCCCCGAGCCCGTGTCGCAGACTCCGCCGTTCGGGTGACCCTGGCAGTCGCCATCGGTGACGCAGTAGATGCAGGTCCCCGACACGCAGGTGGGGCCGTTGGGGTCGGTGATGCAGTCGGTATCGGTGAGGCAGACCCCGCCGCCGTCGGAGCCTGCGTCGAGGCCGCCATCAAGGCCGCCGTCGGTGCTCCAGGCGCAGGTTCCCTGGTCGCACCAGTCCCCGGTGGTCCCATCGCAGTCTCCGGAAACGACGCACTGGACACAGGCGAAGCTCACCGTGTCGCAGACCGGTCGGGCGGGATCCGCGCTGCAGTGGGACGCGGCCGTGCACTCGACGCAGGTCGAGTCGAGGGGATTGCAGACGCTGCCGGCGACGTTGCCGTTGCAGTCCACCGCATCCCGGCAGCCGACGCAGAGCTGCCGGGCGGTGTCGCAGTAGGGGGTGTCTCCGTGACAGTCGTTGCCCTCGATACACCCCACGCAGATCCGCTGGCCCGGGTCGCAGGCTGGCAGGAGAGGGTCGGAGCAGTTCAGGTTGCCCAGGCACTCGACGCAGGTCCCGTCGGCGTCACAGTAGGGCAGGGTCGTGTTGCAGTGCGCCTCCTCGAGGCAGCCGACGCACTGGTCGAGGATCGTGTCGCAGTAGGGCGTCGCACCGCTGCAGGATCCGTTGCAGGGGGGCTGGCCCCCGTCGCTCCCGCCCCCGTCGGTGCCACCCCCGTCGGTTCCCCCGTCTCCGGGATCCCCGCCGTCGGCGATCGCGACACAGATGCCCTCGGGAGAGCAGATCTCCCCGGCCAGGCAGGGGTCGGTCTCACCCTCGACGAGGTCGCAGCGGTAGAGGTCGGCCGGCTGCAGGCAGGCGAAGGCGAGCGGGACGAGGAGGACCGCGAGGAGGGGGAGGGCCAGCTTCCGGAGCAGCTCGATCGTCGGGCTCATGGTCCACCCCAGCGCGCGGTGAGGGTCGCCTGGGCGCCCCCGGGAAGAGGAAGCAGGGCCGCCTGCACCGGGGCGCCGCCCGTCGGAGAGCCGAAGCTCACCCCGCCGATGATCGCGCCGGCGCCCAGGGCCATGAGCAGCACCCCGATGCGCTCCCCGTCGAGGACCCGGCGGGCCTCGGTCCGGGAGAGCAGGTCGGTGGTCACCGGGGCCACCCCCGAGGGCTCGTCGAGCCAGCTCTGCCAGAGGTCGGCGGCCTCGTTGTGCCGGCGCATCCGGTCGGCGTTGATGCCCCAGACGCTGCCGCCGCCGGCCACCAGGAGGGTGCCGGCGCCCAGGCCCAGCCAGAAGGTGATCTGCCTGCCCTGCTGCTGGCTGCGGGTGAGGCGGGGTGCCGGCCGCACGGCGGGGGCCGGGGCCTCGCCGCCGGGCTCGGGGGTGGCGCTGGCGGTCGTCGCCTCGCTGCGGGTGGGGGCGGGGACGGCCGCGAGGAGCTCCTCGGCGGCCGAGCGCAGCTGCCTCACGAGCTGGGTGTCGTCGCTGGCCTCGCGGGTCGCCCGGGCGAGGGTGCGCGCGTCCTCGGTGTGGATCAGGGCGAGCTGGATCAGCCAGGTGCCGCCGACCTGCGCCACCTGCGGCCGCAGCAGGTAGGTCGCGCCGAGGGCGCCGCCGATCTCCGCGAGGCAGCTGGTGTCGGCCTCGCAGCCCATCAGCTGCTTGCGGGCCTCGAGGCCCAGGAGCGCCTCGATCTCGGAGGGCATCACCGCCCGGACGTGATCGGTGCGCGAGAGTACGTCGGCCAGGACCAGCTCGAGCCCCTCGACCTGCGAGCGATCGATGTTGCCGCTGGTGCCCAGCTCCATCACCGCCATCGCGATGCGGTCGTCGTCGGGCTCCGCGCCGAGGGCCGGACCCACCACCGTCAACGCCAGCACGACCCCTGCGAGCCGCGGCCTCACCCTCCTCCAGTTCCTCATTCGATCCAGAGGGTAGCGCTGGTGGATGCTCCACGCCACCGGCATCGAGGCGTCGAGAGGGCCACGACAGAGCTGTCAGCCTTTCGCCGGCCGCGTGGGGGGGGGAACCGGGGGGAAGCGACCGGAAATCCAGCGTTTCGGGCCCACGGCGATCATGGATTGTGACTTGCATCACGGCGCACCGAGGAAGGCCTGGCGCAGGTCGCGCCGGCCGGGAGGAGGCTAGAGATGCTCTGGAAGCGAAGGGCGGCGCCGGTCGCCGTGATCTCCACCCTGGCGCTGGCTGCCGGGCTCGCCGGCGTCGCGGCCTGCGGCGCCGGGGATGCTCTCGGCGGTGGGGAGTACGATCAGGGCGCCGACGGTGGCGCCAACTTCGAGGGGCTGGAGTGCAGCACCGACCTCGACTGTCCCGCGGGCCTGGTCTGCCAGACCGAGCACTGCGTGAGCCCCTCCGACGGCCGCCCGCCGGAGGTGGAGGAGACGCGCTCCTTCCTGGCCCCGGCGGCCTCGGCGGATCACGTCTTCGTCCTCTCGCCGAGCGAGAGCACGGTCGCGGTGATCGACGCTCAGTCCCTGGCCATCGAGACGGTGCCCCTGCCCGAGGAGCCCCTCGCGCTGGCGCTGCTCGACGCCAGCGAGACCCTCGTCGTCCTCTCCGGGCGGGGAGAGGCCCTCTCGGTGGTCGAGCCCACCCTCGACCCGCCACGCCTCCTCTCCCAG belongs to Deltaproteobacteria bacterium and includes:
- a CDS encoding PilZ domain-containing protein, producing MSEDRKTRRYALRFEVVYDDGEGYMSGPVHDISETGCYIETVMPLAPGKKVLLTPLLEDEAGNFELAGEVVRANEYDLDRIDGETPGMGVRFIDPNPDFVAALLRVHAAEED
- a CDS encoding CoA-binding protein, which codes for MPSNHELFWSAERFAVVGNREARTFPILTFRGLKNLGKTAIPVDPSQAQVDGETAYDDLASIPGGVEAVVLEVPPEETAGWIQQAAELGVKDVWVHMKRETPEAIALAEEKGINLRTGTCAVMYVTPGFTFHSIHRGLRKLSGNY
- a CDS encoding cobalamin-dependent protein (Presence of a B(12) (cobalamin)-binding domain implies dependence on cobalamin itself, in one of its several forms, or in some unusual lineages, dependence on a cobalamin-like analog.) — protein: MKITPLQGAGGGPGRSSSTEPKKVLFTSICRPLGEAHGDSPSVGYELLFGQVTREQGLFSPRATHIFFSLEYVAQNLDAACTVLQYPSKRELIRELRRGDFDVVGVSFVLATFHRMKEVVALVREHAPRAKIVLGGYGTVLSDEVLAPLSDAICREEGVAFMREYLGEAPLPMPFEHPLIVSKLRVFGQDVSNTGLVFAGLGCPNGCDFCCTSHFFKRKHIKLLPTGADIHGVVRRYLDRDPGMSLTILDEDFLLDRKRAMAFRDEVLRDGRPLSIFCFASVKALSRYTVHELLEMGIDGVWIGYEGTRSGYGKQEGREVAELFRELRAHGITILASMIVGFPYQTPAIIQEELDGLLALEPTYTQFLIYGPTPGTPFYEKVMEEGLLHQEQVDDPEGYYRNCAGFKAMVKHPVMEPAAIEAAQRHCYREDFRRLGPSIVRSVETYLNGYRALKNAKTPLLRAKARRFAEGARHAYPVLLSARLLAPTRAGRQRAGRLARALRDELGAGGWKDRALSGALLGAAAWTGLTLKAGLFQHPRLIRHEHPGRWRSRPAASTFLGDEVGSDRGRPRRAAGAASAALVAGL
- a CDS encoding metallophosphoesterase, translated to MRLDLIGDVHGELPALRALLSSLGYDEALRHPEGRVPVFLGDLIDRGAHGLEVALLVAEAVAAGRALCLMGNHEYNLVGWHLKVPRFEKPKHSNEDTIADVKARAEAWRPVLELFRALPLSLELPDLRVVHACWHRESLEALGGRLDAPAGDNLPAGAQAGGVAAPLWEAVRHHSPFAATERRRDLPGPMNGQDDPPHAVLLKGFEEEAPEPFTDNDGKVRHRIRSTWWLGDRSAVLDDRPQVVGHYWNLPPVGEGRPSFMPPHPSGHEALRRWQERTVAEHPELDGAPGRPFPRHGRRSGADDLVCVDFNGVTQTSDSVACVGALRWPEREVVWGLAAKTGLRRAAS
- a CDS encoding FHA domain-containing protein; protein product: MSTTRIIRLAPGILREKRGDEVTQVALLDHARPENIRVDFKVAFERHFAANREMLLEQAEPGVLLAAVAPGAGLCARLWLRATDTLRAATVGRHSRADFYLPGDSELSLRHLAVMVRLVEGRPRLRVVDLRSGGGLELEDGTPVGGFTADGPVFFAAARYNFFCFPTPAAPAWPDDVQAAWSSLPAREVESDPEAREARLAAERQRRLAVAAEVLPVSRVTLMGRPLGFRELSPSETEDAEGTLLIEGEDRVEQITAGPSALHRGLVIGRYSRCDNTVELGEDCLRLSRVHALVVKEGEGVWVIDTASTNGCWIGDRAVSVSRLDDGTRVEMPGLGQLTWRHR